Proteins from a genomic interval of Sphingobacterium lactis:
- a CDS encoding DUF6952 family protein has protein sequence MKLPIIKHLTEFIAENDADFVLETIETLESLTEVSQLKDEELDVIGELISNMYGAIEVNKLVQEGMPQKEALNTFMKRVMGSIDK, from the coding sequence ATGAAGTTACCAATAATTAAGCACCTCACGGAGTTCATCGCTGAAAACGATGCGGACTTTGTCTTGGAAACCATTGAAACTTTAGAATCCCTGACAGAAGTTTCCCAGTTGAAGGACGAGGAACTGGATGTTATCGGCGAGTTGATTTCCAATATGTACGGCGCCATTGAGGTGAACAAGCTTGTACAGGAAGGAATGCCGCAAAAAGAAGCCCTCAATACGTTTATGAAACGTGTTATGGGGTCAATCGACAAGTAA
- a CDS encoding winged helix-turn-helix transcriptional regulator — MRKESSTNFLNEKDLTEHCGMFFTLKVIGGRWKVSILAALLDEEELRYAEIKNRLPGITERMLIKQLKELQDDEILTRIELSKKPLKVAYRLTNLGESLRSVMEHMLQWGKENKPR, encoded by the coding sequence ATGAGAAAAGAGTCATCGACCAACTTCTTAAATGAAAAGGATCTTACCGAACATTGCGGGATGTTCTTTACCCTAAAAGTAATCGGTGGAAGGTGGAAGGTCAGCATTCTTGCGGCACTCCTGGATGAAGAGGAACTTCGCTATGCTGAAATCAAGAACCGACTGCCGGGTATTACCGAACGCATGCTCATCAAGCAATTGAAGGAATTACAGGATGATGAAATCTTAACCCGAATTGAACTCAGCAAAAAGCCGCTTAAGGTCGCTTATCGCTTAACCAATCTGGGCGAAAGCCTAAGATCGGTGATGGAACACATGTTGCAATGGGGAAAGGAAAACAAGCCTCGGTAA
- a CDS encoding N-acetylmuramoyl-L-alanine amidase, with protein sequence MKRSTVQLLFALCGLVIMGSCSAPKNTASKQGKAPLIAPSEIVEKTAPRLDTVVAIKEAVQEQAAANNPAVIDNTLTPEQKAWEMFREGLHKNYDFAAAMHYDVRKPQFVMIHHTSQSSLAQTVRTFQLAHTKVSSHYVIGRDGRVVQMLNDYLRGWHAGRGKWGAITDMNSVSIGIELDNNGREPFPDAQINSLLVLLDTLKTKYSIPQKNFIGHGDFAPGRKDDPNVFFPWQLLAERGFGIWYNPNYLVQPPITFNPIDALKLMGYDLTNQEYAIKAFKRKYIKSDLSGILTEHDKAVLYDLYRKYY encoded by the coding sequence ATGAAGAGAAGTACCGTGCAACTGTTGTTTGCGCTATGTGGGTTAGTGATTATGGGGAGCTGCTCGGCTCCAAAGAATACGGCATCAAAACAGGGAAAGGCGCCTTTGATCGCACCTTCCGAAATCGTGGAAAAAACAGCACCCCGTTTAGATACCGTAGTGGCAATTAAAGAAGCGGTACAAGAACAGGCAGCAGCGAACAACCCTGCCGTTATAGACAACACCCTTACCCCAGAGCAAAAGGCTTGGGAGATGTTCCGCGAAGGATTGCACAAGAATTACGACTTTGCCGCGGCCATGCACTATGATGTGCGCAAGCCCCAGTTTGTCATGATACACCATACCTCGCAGTCGAGCCTTGCGCAGACTGTAAGAACATTTCAATTGGCCCATACCAAGGTGAGCAGCCACTATGTGATCGGTCGGGATGGACGTGTGGTACAGATGCTAAACGATTACCTGCGCGGCTGGCATGCAGGACGTGGAAAATGGGGAGCCATAACGGATATGAATTCCGTATCCATCGGTATCGAATTGGATAACAATGGACGGGAGCCTTTTCCCGACGCACAGATTAACTCCCTGTTGGTGCTCCTGGATACCTTGAAAACGAAATACAGCATTCCGCAGAAAAACTTCATTGGACATGGAGACTTTGCACCCGGAAGAAAGGATGATCCAAATGTGTTCTTCCCGTGGCAACTGCTTGCCGAACGTGGTTTCGGTATCTGGTACAATCCAAATTACCTCGTACAACCACCGATTACCTTCAATCCCATTGATGCCCTGAAGTTAATGGGCTATGATTTGACCAATCAGGAATACGCGATTAAAGCCTTCAAGAGGAAGTACATCAAAAGTGACCTTTCGGGCATACTCACGGAACACGATAAAGCCGTACTGTATGACCTCTACAGAAAATATTATTAA
- a CDS encoding glycoside hydrolase family 43 protein encodes MSLFSLLGFAQQDSIYLFSYFKGNGEDGLHLAASIDGMKWQAVREGSAFLRPELSPDKLMRDPCIIRGGDGNFHMVWTVSWTQKGIGYASSPDLIHWSEQQYIPVMEYEENARNSWAPEITYDPETEEYMIYWASTVTGEFPETQIEADDAYNHRMYFTKTKDFKTYSETMLLYDPGFNSIDATILNHMGKWTMVIKDETREPVQKNLKLAYALELDGPYSEASQPITGDYWAEGPTVLLKDGYFYVYFDRYTDHHFGVIRSKDLQHWEDLTEQLEMPEGIRHGSIFRVSAQEYQNLK; translated from the coding sequence ATGTCCCTATTTTCGCTCCTCGGATTTGCCCAGCAGGATTCGATCTATCTGTTCTCCTACTTTAAGGGAAACGGAGAAGACGGACTGCACTTGGCGGCGAGTATTGACGGCATGAAGTGGCAGGCCGTTCGGGAGGGTAGTGCCTTCCTGCGTCCCGAGCTGAGTCCTGATAAACTCATGCGTGATCCCTGTATAATCCGAGGCGGGGATGGAAATTTCCACATGGTGTGGACGGTTAGTTGGACACAGAAAGGAATCGGTTATGCCAGTTCCCCAGACCTGATCCATTGGTCGGAGCAGCAGTATATTCCCGTGATGGAATATGAGGAAAATGCACGAAACTCATGGGCTCCAGAAATTACATACGATCCGGAAACCGAGGAGTATATGATCTACTGGGCCAGTACAGTAACCGGGGAGTTTCCAGAAACACAGATCGAAGCCGATGATGCATATAATCACAGGATGTATTTTACGAAAACCAAGGACTTCAAAACCTACTCGGAAACAATGTTGCTGTACGACCCGGGGTTCAATAGCATCGATGCGACGATCCTGAACCATATGGGCAAATGGACAATGGTGATTAAGGATGAAACGCGGGAACCTGTTCAAAAGAACCTGAAGTTGGCCTATGCATTGGAGTTGGATGGCCCCTATTCGGAAGCTTCTCAGCCGATCACCGGTGACTATTGGGCAGAAGGGCCGACGGTGCTCCTAAAGGATGGATACTTTTATGTTTACTTCGATCGGTATACGGATCATCATTTTGGCGTGATACGTTCCAAGGACCTCCAGCATTGGGAAGATCTTACCGAGCAATTGGAAATGCCCGAGGGAATACGCCATGGAAGTATTTTTCGTGTGTCCGCGCAAGAATACCAAAATCTGAAATGA
- a CDS encoding thioredoxin family protein, with protein sequence MLEELSADNLQEIIDSNDTVMVQYAASWCGNCRIMKPKFKKMAGENENVKFIIADAEKFPESRKLANVNNLPTFAAFKGGKLVNQVQTNKIEGLTDLLNEVTNN encoded by the coding sequence ATGTTAGAAGAATTAAGCGCAGATAATTTACAAGAAATCATCGACAGCAATGACACTGTCATGGTCCAATATGCAGCATCTTGGTGTGGTAACTGCCGCATCATGAAGCCAAAGTTTAAGAAAATGGCGGGCGAGAATGAAAACGTAAAATTCATCATCGCTGATGCAGAGAAATTCCCGGAATCCAGAAAACTTGCGAATGTCAATAACTTACCTACTTTCGCAGCTTTTAAAGGCGGAAAACTGGTGAATCAAGTACAGACAAACAAAATCGAAGGATTAACAGATTTATTAAATGAAGTTACCAATAATTAA
- a CDS encoding VOC family protein → MSLKENIIGFHHVSIKAQDLDATIRFYEEMGFTIVHEWSLPDFNMERCVMLFNSNIGYYLEICDADSEMPTQGRKRVEGDGYIENALLHICFVVKDVESAIRDAIAAGAKPLSDGAWEIDLRHGDKQVTVHNGLVYSPNGEVIEFLKAVVF, encoded by the coding sequence ATGAGTTTGAAAGAAAATATAATAGGATTTCATCACGTATCCATAAAAGCCCAGGATCTTGATGCCACGATTCGTTTCTATGAGGAAATGGGTTTTACTATTGTACACGAGTGGTCGCTTCCGGATTTCAACATGGAACGCTGTGTGATGCTTTTCAATAGCAACATCGGCTATTACCTGGAAATCTGTGATGCCGATTCCGAAATGCCAACCCAGGGGCGGAAGCGGGTTGAAGGAGATGGTTATATTGAAAATGCACTGTTGCATATTTGTTTTGTGGTAAAAGACGTCGAATCGGCCATTCGGGATGCGATCGCCGCTGGAGCGAAACCCTTAAGTGATGGCGCGTGGGAAATTGACCTTCGCCATGGGGATAAACAGGTTACTGTGCACAATGGCCTAGTCTATAGTCCTAATGGAGAGGTGATCGAATTCCTGAAAGCTGTGGTGTTTTAG
- a CDS encoding fimbrillin family protein, translating to MSIKTITTAFLLFFLLTGCQKEMGMNVNTGPAEVKFELMGGEHDQEDITPNKDDVKEVMAKANQGISMDNTQRSLIPFAEDMQILAELEEVKHTGKKRNKGNGGISTMKRQSSGDKRAAIERYNLDIGIMYKILVYLDGTLVEERSLKHGEEGTVQPMYLDGGETYTFFSYSVNSETDLPEAVNKSSLNTVSVENVDADFMWFRTEQMMNGNEDNLLSIILKHVYSEVTLIVNTGSYGGVVNFVEGPIFSSSRVSGSIKLADGAVTYATASEAKAFNFQDTEVNKPTISSDPLIMISPAITNGTLTIAELSINDLNKPLTVENLKLNPGKKYNLRLTVNAPCTERVFIQDFSLSNGESKQFTAPPSDYGFIFDVYYLDNSLNLQINGQALLQRRFIEERYEQVGIWPFQEYRWVEKINEIRNYDFQFVDLHTDVPPLVQNIRFKSDQKRWGIKYNGATEPDIPEIYFIEGDPDHPIFRIHILPSGEIKFYGSREDYGQLEEIEIWTEKRGPILNNDHKTTIRYYYQARLNPNIVWNVGQTNTIHASQVNSGPTNMDGVAYGRNRINCTVQP from the coding sequence ATGTCTATAAAAACAATAACAACAGCGTTTCTGCTGTTTTTCCTGCTGACAGGATGTCAAAAGGAAATGGGGATGAATGTTAATACGGGTCCCGCAGAAGTAAAATTTGAACTCATGGGAGGGGAGCATGACCAAGAGGATATCACACCCAATAAGGATGATGTAAAAGAGGTCATGGCCAAGGCTAACCAGGGCATATCGATGGATAATACCCAACGTTCGTTAATTCCTTTTGCCGAGGATATGCAGATTTTGGCCGAATTGGAAGAGGTTAAGCATACAGGGAAAAAAAGAAACAAGGGCAATGGAGGGATTTCAACGATGAAAAGACAGAGCTCGGGAGATAAACGGGCGGCCATCGAACGGTACAATCTGGATATAGGAATCATGTATAAAATTTTGGTGTACTTGGATGGTACTCTTGTTGAAGAAAGATCCTTAAAACATGGGGAAGAAGGGACGGTACAACCAATGTATTTAGATGGAGGGGAAACCTATACCTTTTTTTCCTATTCGGTAAACAGCGAAACGGATCTTCCAGAGGCAGTGAACAAATCGTCCTTGAACACTGTGTCTGTTGAGAATGTTGATGCTGATTTCATGTGGTTTCGGACAGAGCAAATGATGAACGGCAATGAGGATAATCTTCTTTCCATTATTCTGAAACATGTGTACAGTGAAGTAACCCTCATTGTGAACACGGGATCCTATGGTGGAGTTGTTAATTTTGTGGAGGGTCCAATTTTCAGTTCTTCACGCGTATCGGGGTCCATTAAATTGGCTGATGGGGCAGTAACCTATGCAACAGCTTCAGAAGCTAAAGCGTTTAATTTTCAGGATACCGAAGTAAACAAGCCAACCATAAGCAGTGATCCGCTTATCATGATCTCTCCTGCAATCACCAATGGGACTTTAACGATAGCGGAATTGAGCATTAATGACCTCAATAAACCGTTGACTGTTGAAAACCTGAAACTTAACCCAGGTAAGAAATATAATCTCCGACTGACGGTAAACGCACCATGTACCGAGCGTGTATTTATTCAGGATTTCAGCCTATCCAATGGGGAATCCAAACAGTTTACAGCACCTCCTTCTGATTATGGGTTTATTTTTGATGTGTATTACTTGGATAATTCCCTGAACCTGCAAATCAATGGTCAAGCACTTTTACAAAGACGATTTATTGAGGAGAGATATGAACAGGTGGGTATTTGGCCTTTTCAGGAATACCGTTGGGTAGAGAAGATCAACGAGATCCGGAATTATGATTTTCAGTTCGTTGACCTACATACGGATGTGCCGCCATTGGTGCAGAATATCCGTTTCAAAAGCGATCAGAAGAGATGGGGAATAAAATATAATGGTGCTACTGAGCCGGACATTCCAGAGATCTATTTCATCGAGGGAGATCCCGATCATCCTATTTTCCGAATCCATATTCTGCCATCGGGAGAGATTAAGTTTTATGGAAGCCGAGAGGATTATGGCCAATTGGAAGAAATTGAAATATGGACCGAAAAGAGAGGCCCGATTCTGAACAATGATCATAAGACAACCATACGGTATTACTATCAAGCGCGCTTGAACCCGAACATTGTATGGAATGTTGGGCAGACGAATACCATCCATGCTTCACAGGTTAACTCTGGGCCGACCAATATGGACGGGGTAGCATATGGTCGAAATCGCATTAATTGTACTGTTCAGCCATAA
- a CDS encoding heavy metal-binding domain-containing protein, with amino-acid sequence MKNHESHHNEPIYTCPMHPEVRGNKGDKCPKCGMNLVATDGGTSTEHEVDLQGAEDIKERQQVELSFRYLTKGESMPLEISHEKKVHLMAFNENLTWFAHLHPLERDNEVYTVLVTFPFGGKYYLFSDLKPKGGAGFVDKKTITVAGNTNPPVESTALKLTSQVDGLTVKIENGNELQAKENQGINITVEKGGENLKDKDIQPYLGANAHIALVGTEDKMLIHIHPMENEHYPIYAETHFENPGIYRMWVEFKTSGIVHTADFTLHVKAGKESGGSMDHGSHSH; translated from the coding sequence ATGAAAAATCACGAATCACACCATAATGAACCCATTTATACCTGCCCCATGCATCCGGAAGTGCGCGGCAACAAAGGGGATAAATGCCCAAAATGTGGCATGAACCTCGTTGCAACAGATGGAGGAACATCTACGGAACACGAAGTTGATCTTCAGGGCGCGGAAGATATTAAAGAACGACAGCAGGTAGAATTGAGTTTTCGCTATTTAACGAAGGGAGAATCAATGCCACTTGAAATATCGCATGAGAAGAAAGTGCATTTGATGGCCTTCAATGAAAATCTGACCTGGTTTGCTCATTTGCATCCGTTGGAAAGAGATAATGAAGTTTATACCGTCTTGGTCACTTTCCCTTTTGGGGGTAAATACTACCTGTTCTCCGATTTGAAACCGAAAGGTGGTGCAGGCTTTGTAGACAAAAAGACCATCACCGTAGCGGGTAACACTAACCCGCCGGTTGAAAGTACCGCATTAAAACTTACGAGCCAAGTCGATGGACTCACGGTTAAGATAGAAAATGGGAATGAACTCCAGGCCAAGGAGAATCAAGGCATCAACATAACCGTGGAAAAGGGCGGAGAAAATCTAAAGGATAAAGATATCCAACCCTATCTGGGAGCCAATGCACATATTGCTTTGGTCGGAACGGAGGATAAAATGCTGATCCATATTCACCCCATGGAAAATGAACATTATCCCATCTATGCTGAAACGCATTTCGAAAACCCCGGCATATATAGGATGTGGGTGGAGTTTAAGACCAGTGGGATTGTCCACACAGCCGATTTTACGTTGCATGTAAAGGCAGGTAAAGAAAGCGGCGGATCGATGGACCATGGCAGCCATAGCCATTAG
- a CDS encoding sodium:solute symporter, which yields MSSIDWIVLILTLLAIVAYGIYKSKNVKSIDGYILSDRSLPWYTVGLSVMATQASAITFLSAPGLAYSSGMSFVQFYFGLPLAMIVLCITFVPIFHKLKVYTAYEFLEKRFDVNTRILTAALFLIQRGISTGITIFAPAIILSAILRIDLTLTTIGIGALVVIYTVYGGTKAVSYTQLLQMSIIFGGLLLAGVLVVKLLPENIGFSEALHIAGKSGKANAIDFKLDLSNQYTVWTGLIGGFFLQLSYFGTDQSQVGRYLTGASVKESRMGLLMNGLLKVPMQFCILLIGILVFAYYQYHTPPLFFNDQEIEKLENSGYRDQYNDIMARHEQLSTAKTVHINELTAALKQEDQGQIEGIREKLQDFNEQDQALRTELVDLIEKNDPNAETNDNNYIFLRFVIDSFPKGLIGLLIAIIFLASMGATASAINSLSSTTVIDIYRRFIRKDGNDAHYLNVSRITTLCWGLFTIVIALYASKLGNLLEAVNILGSLFYGTILGIFLVAFYVKAIGGKAVFWAAVITEFIVIGIYSLDVIAFLWLNLIGCVLVILIGLLLQFLLPNSPQTQRKTA from the coding sequence ATGAGTAGTATCGACTGGATAGTACTCATCCTTACCTTGCTTGCCATCGTAGCGTATGGCATTTACAAGAGCAAGAACGTCAAATCCATTGACGGCTATATCCTCAGTGACCGTTCCTTACCTTGGTATACGGTCGGTCTATCGGTCATGGCGACCCAGGCCAGTGCAATCACCTTTCTTTCTGCACCCGGATTGGCCTATAGCTCAGGCATGAGCTTTGTCCAGTTCTATTTCGGATTGCCCCTGGCCATGATTGTGCTCTGTATTACCTTTGTCCCCATCTTTCATAAGCTTAAGGTCTACACAGCGTATGAGTTCCTGGAAAAGCGATTCGATGTGAACACCAGGATCCTTACCGCAGCACTATTCCTGATACAGCGGGGAATTTCTACAGGTATCACCATTTTCGCTCCAGCTATTATCCTCTCTGCGATCCTCAGGATAGATCTAACGTTAACGACCATAGGTATTGGGGCTCTCGTGGTAATCTATACCGTATATGGAGGCACAAAAGCCGTTTCGTATACCCAGTTGCTACAGATGTCCATTATCTTCGGAGGACTGCTCCTAGCGGGAGTTTTGGTGGTCAAGCTCCTTCCGGAAAACATCGGTTTTTCCGAAGCCCTGCATATAGCGGGTAAATCCGGAAAGGCCAATGCCATTGATTTTAAACTGGATCTCAGCAATCAATACACCGTATGGACAGGTCTGATCGGTGGGTTTTTCCTGCAACTCTCCTATTTCGGGACAGATCAGAGTCAAGTTGGTCGGTACCTGACGGGCGCGTCCGTGAAGGAAAGCCGCATGGGACTGTTGATGAACGGCCTACTCAAAGTGCCCATGCAGTTCTGCATTCTGCTGATCGGTATCTTGGTATTTGCTTACTACCAATACCATACCCCACCCCTGTTTTTCAACGATCAAGAGATTGAGAAACTGGAAAACAGCGGCTATCGCGATCAGTATAATGATATTATGGCTCGACATGAGCAATTGAGCACAGCAAAAACAGTGCATATCAACGAACTTACAGCGGCACTCAAACAGGAGGATCAAGGGCAAATTGAAGGTATCCGGGAGAAACTCCAGGATTTCAACGAGCAAGATCAGGCGTTACGGACCGAACTGGTCGACCTGATCGAGAAAAACGACCCCAATGCTGAGACAAATGACAACAACTATATCTTCTTGCGTTTCGTTATTGATAGTTTCCCCAAGGGCCTAATTGGCCTGCTGATTGCCATTATATTCCTGGCATCTATGGGTGCGACGGCCAGTGCCATCAATTCGCTTTCTTCAACGACTGTAATCGATATCTATAGGCGCTTTATCCGTAAGGATGGAAACGACGCCCACTACCTGAATGTTTCACGCATCACCACCCTATGTTGGGGCCTTTTCACCATTGTAATTGCCCTATATGCCAGTAAACTCGGCAACCTCTTGGAGGCGGTCAATATCTTAGGCTCCTTATTCTATGGAACCATCTTGGGAATTTTCCTTGTGGCTTTCTATGTAAAGGCGATTGGTGGCAAAGCGGTCTTCTGGGCGGCGGTCATTACAGAATTTATCGTCATCGGCATCTACAGCCTCGACGTCATTGCCTTCCTTTGGTTAAATCTGATCGGATGCGTACTGGTTATCCTGATCGGCCTGCTGCTGCAGTTCCTGCTGCCCAACTCGCCTCAAACACAAAGAAAAACCGCTTAG
- a CDS encoding PIG-L family deacetylase yields the protein MINRILSLIIFYLASFSLAFSQQESNAAQIKLKMDKLSVLGTALYFAAHPDDENTRLIGWLANERKYRTAYLSLTRGDGGQNLIGTEQGIELGLIRTQELLAARGIDKGEQFFTAAYDFGFSKTHEETFTFWKKEDVLREAVYLIRKIQPDVIINRFPPDTRGGHGHHQASAILAKEAFEAAADPKRFPEQLKELKPWKATRVVWNTANFGGMNNTSEDQLKITLDDYNPLLGYSYGEISALSRSQHKSQGFGAASQRGTVVEYFDEVAGKKADADLFDDVNTTWSRLGENTQHIQDRIQQIQSSYSINHPEKSIPELVQLHTEVKRLKPSVYRDSKLKDIEELILDCSGIVLASVAAQPNFVVNERFPITHEVILRAPNTTVRLTAIDQKNIGEDLPSHETKIYTGEKTYSHTTQPYWLVKPHSVGKFEVEEANFGAPENLDNPKTLFQLEIAGIPIRVERPIRYRFVDPVRGEVNQPISISPVLTGSLSSNQALLEQGGKKMFTLLTKNNSGQQQSTKLTFKQSDGLQITPSTSTIDIPAKQSKAVAFEVSNPNDTEKSTIEPLLDGQPIAGFQRIAYDHVPDITWFPPVKLEVKRLAMNNPIKRIGYIHGAGDLVPTALQNVGIQVDILNPNQINAAALQPYDAVIVGIRAFNVSANANQWYPRLLRYVEDGGTVVVQYQVNSRMSTDQLGPYPFKINRDRVTEEDAKVTFTDPQDPLLNYPNKITAQDFEGWVQERGLYFTTDIPKEYRTPLTMADRNEKQNRGSLLVANHGKGKFVYTSLSFFRQLPAGVPGAYRLFVNLLAKNVKN from the coding sequence ATGATTAACAGAATCTTAAGCCTGATTATCTTCTATCTAGCCTCTTTCTCCCTTGCATTTTCTCAACAGGAATCCAATGCAGCACAGATAAAGCTGAAAATGGATAAGCTTTCCGTGCTGGGTACAGCCCTTTATTTTGCAGCGCATCCTGATGATGAGAACACACGCTTGATCGGTTGGTTGGCAAATGAACGGAAATACCGGACCGCTTATCTATCGCTGACCCGTGGAGATGGCGGACAGAACCTGATCGGCACGGAACAGGGAATCGAACTGGGCTTAATCCGGACGCAGGAACTCCTGGCGGCACGGGGCATTGACAAGGGCGAGCAATTCTTCACCGCAGCCTATGACTTCGGCTTCTCCAAGACCCATGAGGAGACTTTTACCTTTTGGAAGAAGGAAGATGTCCTGCGTGAGGCCGTTTACCTTATCCGTAAGATTCAACCTGATGTGATCATCAATAGATTTCCGCCCGATACCCGTGGGGGCCATGGGCATCACCAAGCCTCAGCCATCCTTGCCAAGGAGGCCTTTGAAGCAGCAGCCGATCCAAAGCGTTTCCCGGAACAGTTAAAGGAGCTTAAACCGTGGAAAGCAACCCGGGTGGTATGGAATACCGCAAATTTTGGAGGCATGAACAACACAAGTGAAGATCAACTGAAAATAACACTCGATGATTACAACCCATTACTGGGGTATTCGTATGGTGAGATTTCAGCATTGAGTCGGTCACAGCACAAAAGTCAGGGTTTCGGTGCAGCATCGCAAAGAGGAACTGTGGTTGAGTATTTTGATGAAGTTGCCGGCAAGAAAGCCGATGCAGATCTTTTTGACGACGTGAATACGACCTGGTCACGCTTAGGGGAAAATACGCAGCACATCCAGGATAGAATACAGCAGATCCAAAGTTCCTATAGCATCAACCATCCCGAGAAATCAATTCCCGAACTGGTACAACTCCATACCGAAGTAAAAAGGCTAAAGCCATCGGTATACAGGGATAGCAAATTAAAGGACATCGAAGAGCTAATCCTGGATTGTTCAGGTATCGTTCTGGCCTCTGTCGCAGCGCAGCCAAACTTCGTGGTCAACGAACGGTTTCCGATCACCCATGAGGTTATTCTCCGGGCACCGAACACAACGGTTCGATTGACGGCCATTGATCAAAAAAACATAGGCGAAGACCTTCCTTCGCATGAAACCAAGATATATACTGGCGAAAAGACATACAGCCATACTACACAGCCCTATTGGCTCGTGAAGCCCCACTCCGTGGGTAAATTTGAGGTTGAGGAAGCCAATTTCGGTGCTCCAGAAAATCTGGATAACCCAAAAACACTGTTTCAACTGGAAATTGCCGGAATCCCTATTCGCGTAGAGCGACCGATTCGCTACCGTTTTGTGGACCCCGTCCGTGGAGAGGTGAACCAGCCAATCAGCATTTCGCCAGTACTTACGGGATCACTGAGCAGCAATCAGGCCCTTTTGGAGCAAGGCGGCAAGAAAATGTTCACGTTGCTGACCAAGAACAATAGTGGCCAACAGCAATCGACCAAATTGACTTTTAAGCAGAGCGATGGGTTGCAGATCACACCATCCACAAGCACAATTGACATCCCGGCAAAACAGAGTAAAGCGGTGGCCTTTGAAGTCAGCAACCCGAACGATACCGAAAAAAGTACGATCGAACCGCTTTTAGATGGCCAACCGATTGCCGGCTTCCAGCGTATTGCCTATGACCATGTTCCGGATATCACTTGGTTCCCTCCGGTAAAACTTGAGGTAAAGCGTCTGGCGATGAATAACCCGATAAAAAGAATCGGATATATCCATGGCGCAGGGGATCTGGTGCCAACAGCATTACAGAACGTGGGCATACAGGTGGATATCCTTAATCCGAATCAGATCAATGCGGCAGCGCTTCAACCCTATGACGCGGTAATCGTTGGCATACGGGCCTTCAATGTAAGCGCCAATGCAAACCAATGGTATCCCCGTTTGTTACGTTATGTGGAAGATGGCGGCACCGTAGTGGTTCAATATCAGGTGAATTCCCGGATGAGTACGGATCAGTTAGGGCCGTATCCATTCAAGATCAACCGAGATCGGGTCACGGAAGAAGATGCGAAAGTAACTTTTACAGATCCCCAAGACCCCTTGTTGAACTATCCGAACAAGATTACAGCGCAGGACTTTGAGGGTTGGGTACAGGAAAGAGGCCTTTATTTCACTACGGATATCCCAAAGGAATACCGCACACCTTTGACGATGGCCGATCGAAATGAAAAGCAGAACCGGGGTTCCTTACTGGTGGCAAATCATGGAAAGGGCAAGTTTGTCTATACGTCGCTGTCCTTTTTCAGACAATTACCTGCCGGAGTGCCCGGAGCTTACAGATTATTTGTAAATTTGCTGGCTAAGAACGTAAAAAACTAA
- a CDS encoding peroxiredoxin, with translation MSFTGKNFPNITVDAIDYLGDNFTVNVFEKAQQENKKIVLFWYPKDFTFVCPTELHAFQEAVAEFEKRNTIVIGASCDSAEVHFAWLNTAKDNGGIEGVEYPLIADTNRNLSSVLGILEMKEVEHPEYGTLVEGSAVSYRATYLIDETGKVFHESVNDMPLGRNVKEYIRLIDAYTHVQKHGEVCPANWEEGKEAMNATRDGVASYLSNN, from the coding sequence ATGAGTTTCACAGGTAAAAATTTCCCGAACATTACAGTAGATGCGATTGACTATTTAGGTGATAACTTCACCGTTAATGTTTTCGAAAAAGCACAACAAGAGAATAAAAAAATCGTGTTGTTCTGGTATCCAAAGGATTTCACTTTTGTATGTCCTACAGAATTGCATGCTTTCCAAGAAGCTGTGGCAGAATTCGAAAAAAGAAACACGATTGTTATCGGTGCTTCTTGCGATTCAGCTGAGGTTCATTTTGCTTGGTTAAACACAGCAAAAGATAACGGTGGTATCGAAGGTGTTGAATATCCTTTGATCGCGGATACAAACCGCAACCTTTCCAGCGTATTGGGCATCTTGGAAATGAAAGAAGTTGAACACCCAGAATACGGCACATTGGTAGAAGGATCAGCAGTTTCTTACCGTGCTACCTATTTGATCGACGAGACAGGAAAAGTATTCCACGAGTCAGTAAACGATATGCCTTTGGGTCGTAACGTAAAAGAATACATCCGTTTGATCGATGCTTATACGCACGTTCAGAAACACGGTGAAGTTTGCCCAGCGAACTGGGAAGAAGGTAAAGAAGCGATGAACGCTACACGTGATGGCGTTGCTTCTTACTTATCGAACAACTAA